From the Caballeronia sp. NK8 genome, one window contains:
- a CDS encoding LysR family transcriptional regulator — protein MASDLSAESAPRERLDLLDVGLFMRAAALANLSSAAREFGLSPAVASARIAALERMLGTRLLHRTTRRVSVTQEGEIFAAHARELLDAADAARASVGRAREHPHGRLRVTMPSSLGRQHISPLIPAFLRAYPGVSVELRMTDQIVDLVDEGIDLAIRIGALKDSTLIARKLASNRRVLCASPEYLAAHGTPRHPADLVEHECVILADQRDWSFVTPTGVIEVRVSGRLVTDNGEVIRDALAAGIGIGLKSTWSVAPLLASGELVTVLDDYPLAQTVAIWAVYPSRAFVPPKTLAFIDFLSERFGEPPYWDLDPARVQR, from the coding sequence ATGGCGAGCGATCTTTCGGCGGAAAGCGCACCGCGCGAGCGGCTCGATCTGCTCGATGTCGGACTGTTCATGCGCGCGGCGGCGCTGGCGAATCTGTCGTCGGCGGCGCGCGAGTTCGGCTTGTCGCCGGCGGTGGCGAGCGCGCGCATCGCGGCGCTGGAGCGCATGCTCGGCACGCGGCTTCTGCATCGCACGACGCGGCGCGTCTCGGTCACGCAGGAAGGCGAGATTTTCGCGGCGCATGCGCGCGAACTGCTCGATGCCGCCGACGCCGCGCGTGCGTCGGTCGGGCGTGCGCGCGAACATCCGCATGGCCGCCTGCGCGTGACAATGCCCTCGTCACTCGGCCGCCAGCACATTTCACCGCTGATTCCCGCGTTTTTGCGCGCGTATCCCGGCGTGAGCGTGGAATTGCGCATGACCGATCAGATCGTCGATCTCGTCGATGAAGGCATCGACCTCGCGATCCGCATCGGCGCGCTGAAGGATTCGACGCTCATCGCCCGGAAACTCGCGAGCAACCGGCGTGTGCTGTGCGCGTCGCCTGAGTATCTCGCCGCGCACGGCACGCCGCGACATCCCGCCGATCTCGTCGAGCACGAATGCGTGATCCTCGCCGATCAGCGCGACTGGAGTTTCGTGACGCCGACTGGCGTGATCGAGGTGCGCGTGTCGGGGCGGCTCGTCACGGACAATGGCGAAGTGATCCGCGATGCGCTCGCGGCGGGCATCGGCATCGGGCTGAAATCGACGTGGAGCGTCGCGCCGCTGCTGGCGAGCGGCGAACTCGTCACCGTGCTCGACGATTACCCGCTCGCGCAGACCGTGGCGATCTGGGCCGTGTATCCGAGCCGCGCGTTCGTGCCCCCGAAAACGCTCGCGTTCATCGACTTTCTGAGCGAGCGCTTCGGAGAGCCGCCCTACTGGGACCTCGATCCGGCGCGCGTGCAGCGCTGA
- a CDS encoding zinc-binding alcohol dehydrogenase family protein produces MKAIGLTRYLPISHPESLIDIELDKPAPTGRDLLVKIEAIAVNPVDTKVRAPKDKIEETPRVLGWDAAGVVAAVGPEASLFKVGDPVFYAGDITRQGANSEFHLIDERIVGAKPKTLDFTCAAALPLTTITAWEALFDRLRVSAEGKDAGKSVLIIGGAGGVGSIGIQLAKRVAKLQVIATASRPESAQWAEDLGADHIVNHFEDIPKQMKDIGFAQVDYVLIFNDTDRHFPAAAEVVKPQGGIATIVENAKPIAVELLKSKSAAFHWEFMFTRAMFKTPDMIEQHKLLSEVARLIDAGTIRTTLGKNLGKIDAANLREAHRLLEEGRTVGKLVLTGF; encoded by the coding sequence ATGAAAGCCATTGGTCTGACGCGCTACCTACCGATTTCCCATCCCGAATCGCTCATCGACATCGAACTCGACAAACCCGCGCCCACCGGCCGCGACCTGCTCGTGAAAATCGAGGCGATCGCCGTCAATCCCGTCGATACGAAAGTGCGCGCGCCGAAGGACAAGATCGAGGAAACCCCGCGCGTGCTCGGCTGGGACGCGGCGGGCGTGGTGGCTGCCGTCGGGCCCGAGGCGTCGCTCTTCAAGGTCGGCGATCCGGTCTTCTACGCGGGCGACATCACGCGGCAAGGCGCGAACAGCGAGTTCCATCTGATCGACGAGCGCATCGTCGGCGCGAAGCCGAAAACGCTCGATTTCACCTGCGCGGCGGCGCTGCCGCTCACCACCATCACCGCGTGGGAAGCGTTATTCGACCGGCTGCGCGTGTCGGCGGAAGGCAAGGACGCGGGCAAGTCGGTGCTGATCATCGGCGGGGCGGGCGGCGTGGGTTCCATCGGCATTCAACTCGCCAAGCGCGTCGCGAAGCTCCAGGTGATCGCCACGGCGTCGCGGCCGGAATCGGCGCAATGGGCCGAGGACCTCGGCGCGGATCACATCGTCAATCACTTCGAAGACATTCCGAAGCAGATGAAGGACATCGGCTTTGCGCAGGTCGATTACGTGCTGATCTTCAACGACACCGACCGGCATTTCCCCGCCGCCGCCGAAGTCGTCAAGCCGCAAGGCGGCATCGCGACGATCGTCGAGAATGCGAAGCCGATCGCGGTCGAATTGCTGAAATCGAAGAGCGCTGCGTTTCACTGGGAGTTCATGTTCACGCGCGCGATGTTCAAGACGCCCGACATGATCGAGCAGCACAAGCTGCTTTCCGAAGTGGCGCGGCTGATCGACGCAGGCACGATCCGCACGACGCTCGGCAAGAATCTAGGCAAGATCGATGCGGCGAATCTGCGCGAGGCGCATCGCCTGCTGGAAGAAGGGCGCACGGTCGGCAAGCTGGTGCTGACCGGCTTCTGA
- a CDS encoding DUF6013 family protein gives MNRRLIVRRIVSVAALAMFAATAQATPGIKVLSEAPNDGPIKYTVKMASKNFGNEQETRTIRSGQTDDFTWQGTAASGAQPVPDGCPQAASVPKSADGQAVRQVQIRFAPMVGDNGSANVQISFRAYAPKGTSKVTVGGKTLQCPVDNRLSQIVRFTMPTATGSKKTITLDDGTQLTVTASRK, from the coding sequence ATGAATCGTCGTTTGATCGTTCGTCGCATCGTTTCCGTCGCCGCGCTCGCGATGTTCGCCGCGACCGCCCAGGCGACGCCAGGCATCAAGGTTCTCTCCGAAGCGCCCAATGACGGCCCCATCAAGTACACGGTCAAGATGGCGTCGAAGAATTTCGGCAACGAGCAGGAGACCCGCACCATTCGCTCGGGCCAGACCGACGACTTCACCTGGCAGGGCACCGCCGCGAGCGGCGCGCAGCCGGTGCCGGATGGCTGTCCGCAGGCGGCGTCGGTGCCCAAGAGCGCGGACGGACAGGCGGTGCGGCAGGTGCAGATCCGCTTCGCGCCGATGGTCGGCGACAACGGATCGGCGAATGTCCAGATCAGCTTTCGCGCCTATGCGCCGAAGGGCACCAGCAAAGTGACTGTAGGCGGCAAGACGCTCCAGTGTCCGGTCGATAACCGCCTCAGTCAGATCGTCCGCTTCACGATGCCGACCGCGACCGGTTCGAAGAAAACCATCACGCTCGACGACGGTACACAACTGACCGTCACGGCGAGCCGAAAGTAA
- a CDS encoding Ku protein → MPHMIWKGAISFGLVHVPVQLYPATQSEKVGFNLLDKRSMDPIGYKQINKSTGKEVTRENIVRGFEYEKGKYVVMSDAEIRAANPESTQTVDILAFVEAPEISFLSLDTPYYLAPDRKGEKVYALLRDALKDTGKVGIASVVLHNKQHLAALIPVGPALALNTLRWGDEVRDFSEFKFPDEDTKKAGVTPKELGMAKRLIEDMSDSWDPAKYHDTFRDDIMALVEKKVKDGKVAEVTKIDEGGEQKPSAEILDLSELLKRSLKTGGTAKRAGKAAQAKDDDEAPARPARKTAARRKRA, encoded by the coding sequence ATGCCGCACATGATCTGGAAAGGCGCGATCAGCTTCGGGCTGGTCCACGTGCCCGTGCAACTCTATCCGGCGACGCAGTCGGAGAAGGTCGGCTTCAACCTGCTCGACAAGCGCTCGATGGATCCGATCGGCTACAAGCAGATCAACAAGAGCACGGGAAAGGAAGTCACGCGCGAGAACATCGTGCGCGGCTTCGAGTACGAGAAGGGCAAGTACGTGGTGATGTCCGACGCCGAGATTCGCGCGGCCAATCCCGAATCGACGCAGACGGTCGACATTCTCGCTTTCGTCGAGGCGCCCGAAATCTCGTTCCTGTCGCTCGACACGCCTTACTACCTCGCACCGGATCGCAAGGGCGAGAAAGTCTATGCGCTCCTGCGCGACGCGCTGAAGGATACGGGCAAGGTCGGCATCGCGAGCGTCGTGTTGCACAACAAGCAGCATCTGGCGGCGCTGATTCCCGTCGGTCCCGCGCTCGCGCTCAACACCTTGCGCTGGGGCGACGAAGTTCGCGACTTCAGCGAATTCAAGTTTCCCGACGAGGACACGAAGAAGGCCGGCGTCACGCCGAAAGAACTGGGAATGGCGAAGCGTCTTATCGAAGACATGAGCGACAGTTGGGACCCCGCCAAGTATCACGACACCTTCCGGGACGACATCATGGCGCTCGTCGAGAAGAAGGTGAAGGATGGCAAGGTCGCCGAAGTGACGAAGATCGACGAAGGCGGCGAGCAGAAGCCGTCCGCCGAGATTCTCGATCTTTCGGAACTGCTCAAGCGCAGTCTGAAGACGGGCGGCACGGCGAAGCGCGCGGGCAAGGCCGCGCAGGCGAAGGACGACGACGAAGCACCCGCGCGTCCGGCACGCAAGACTGCCGCTCGCCGCAAGCGCGCATGA